Within Vicia villosa cultivar HV-30 ecotype Madison, WI linkage group LG1, Vvil1.0, whole genome shotgun sequence, the genomic segment TAAAAGTGTTATTTATGATTGTTATAAAAATGATGCTATTTAAGACCACAAATTTTAGAAACCGTTACGTAATATTACTCAACCTTTCCATTTTCATTTACTTATTtgcatatttaatttttaattgccTACTGactctttaatttaaaaaaacattacgTTTTCATTTTATATGTAGTTTAAAAAATGATATTGTagataaaatgttttttttcttccattttttatttattctatcaaaacatttaaatatttaaatttgatataaatttttatttctagttattattttttcttgtaatattttattgttaatttttttgtgagttttttaatattttttgtttagtttattttatttttagtaaattAAGTTCTCATATTTAAATAAAGTTATAATATTTAAACTCTAAATTCCGTTTAATTTTATGTGTATCAAATTATGCAGTGTATGAAAGAAAAATTAaggtaataattaaatatatttaatgtactatttacttttaaaaaattaaaatataattaaagttCATTTAATGTTCCTTatccagtgcccctggggcactggTTAATAGGATCttttaaaaattagggttaaatatgtttttagtccttataaaattaccaaaaactacttttagtccctataaaaaaaagtcaacttttagtccctataaaattacttttgcactcatttttagtccctgtagagggactaaaagtgagtgcaaaagtaattttataaggactaaaagtcaatttttttatagggactaaaaaccaaaattgaaatatttatagggaccaaaaacttatttaaccctaaaaattatGAATTTAGTAACTAAAAATTATAATGCTAAGTTGTTATTAAACCAACACATTAAAGAGAAGTGGATTACATAATTAAGATAGATTTCATTACAATACAAAACACATAACAGACATATAATATAACATAGTGATTACATGCTTTCAACCTCTTTAAAGGGAAAGTAAGACTTGAGCAATACAAACATAAATAGAAAACTGAATTGAACATAACTAACTAATAACCATTACCATAACCATTACCATAACCATAACCATAACCAAACACATAGTAAAAACATCATCAGAATAACTAACACTGAAAGTAGCTAGAGCAGGTCGGCACAGTTTCGAGGGGCAGAATCAATCTCACACAGTTCAAAAGAAGGTAATCCATGAGCTATATGAGCAAGTCTGTCAGCAAATTTGTTTTCATCACCAGGGATCCAACTCAACTTGGCTTCCCAATCATTACTACCAAGAAGTTCCCTTATTCCACCTATAACAGGATCATTAGATCTACGTACAGAATTCACCAAATCCACAACCCCATAATTATCCGATTTCACCTCAACTTTCTTCTTTCCCTTTCCCCTAACCCATTTCAAACCATTTAGAATGGCCTGTCTCTCAGTTTCATCTTCTCTTAAACTTGGATCCAACTTCTGAGAGAAACCGCATATCCATTTCTGTGCTGCACTGCTTAGGTATCCACCACAGCCTGCTTTTCCTGGCAGAAGGGAACCGTCCACTTTCAGTATCACAACATCATGATCAGGTTGACGCATTCCATATGGTGCTACTTCAGCTTGTGGTTGGTTTAGGACACTGTATATGCCACCCACTGCGACTGCCGTTGCGGCGGCTGCTCCAGCGATTTTGAAAAACGTGGAAGCCCATCCTCCTTCTTCAGCTTCCTTGTTATCCTTCTCATCATTTCTCCTCCCTCCACTcatcttcttttctctcttctGATTTATGCATAcacaaaataaatacataaatagtTAAGTGGAAGCTGAAACTACTTTAAAAAATGTAGCTATAATCCAAAATAGGGAAGTCAAATTTTAACCTAGTTGGAGGCTTTAGTTATGTAGTTGTACTAAAACAAAGTGGAAATAACCCTAGTTAGTTCCTCACACGTTGTTTTACTATATGTTAGGATCCAAAAGTGCAACACTCGTGTATGAATCTTGGACAACAAAATGATTTTCTACTGTTTTGATAATGTAACTATTACAAGATTTTTTCAACTCAACTTTGGCATGGACTAATTTCAAAGTTTTTGTTCCATCTTTGAATCATTTTTTGGGCATGACTTCTTTGCCTCATACAAAAGACCAAATTAATAGATTACATTTACTAATACAGATAGAGCTAGCTAGCTTACAAAAAAATCAACGAAAGGGTGCTTATGACAAAGTAATATTATTACTACTTACTGTAAATAATAGACAGATCTTAGGGATGGAACAAGTTGATGGACTTACATTATTGAAAATTTGAGAAAGGAATTGTAAGGAAGCACTCACAAGACTAGCATGCAGGTTTGTATTGCTATAGTCCTCATTGAGCGTCCGTATTTATCGACGGTTGCGGA encodes:
- the LOC131613317 gene encoding uncharacterized protein LOC131613317; the protein is MSGGRRNDEKDNKEAEEGGWASTFFKIAGAAAATAVAVGGIYSVLNQPQAEVAPYGMRQPDHDVVILKVDGSLLPGKAGCGGYLSSAAQKWICGFSQKLDPSLREDETERQAILNGLKWVRGKGKKKVEVKSDNYGVVDLVNSVRRSNDPVIGGIRELLGSNDWEAKLSWIPGDENKFADRLAHIAHGLPSFELCEIDSAPRNCADLL